In the Pan paniscus chromosome 8, NHGRI_mPanPan1-v2.0_pri, whole genome shotgun sequence genome, one interval contains:
- the CHCHD1 gene encoding small ribosomal subunit protein mS37, translated as MATPSLRGRLARFGNPRKPVLKPSKPLILANRVGERRREKGEATCITEMSVMMACWKQNEFRDDACRKEIQGFLDCAARAQEARKMRSIQETLGESGSLLPNKLNKLLRRFPNKPYLS; from the exons ATGGCGACACCCAGCCTGCGGGGTCGTCTGGCGCGGTTTGGGAACCCGCGGAAGCCTGTGCTGAAGCCCAGTAAACCTCTCATTCTAGCTAACCGCGTCGGGGAGCGGCGCCGGGAGAAGGGCG AGGCGACTTGCATCACGGAGATGTCGGTGATGATGGCTTGCTGGAAGCAGAATGAATTCCGCGACGATGCGTGCCGAAAAGAGATCCAGGGCTTCCTCGATTGTGCCGCGAGGGCTCAG GAAGCCCGAAAGATGAGATCAATACAGGAAACCCTGGGAGAGTCTGGGAGTTTACTTCCAAATAAATTGAATAAGTTGTTACGGAGGTTTCCTAACAAACCTTACCTCAGCTGA
- the FUT11 gene encoding alpha-(1,3)-fucosyltransferase 11 isoform X2, translated as MRHVPPWCRASSGHDYPLGAVGAGRGCAGCRSGHGGRPHWGGAGPSRGAQCLCSQRPWVRSGEGGRRGGGVGGTVGWRGFPAALGAGRSGGDAQLRDAAAREGGGGGLAGTAVVEPRAIPPLPGRLGAHRVCARRVRGVPEPPSAEGLADARAALLRHRLPRVGRPAAAPGAPELGAPPRGVAPQQLLPEPRPGHPPLQSYLHLQSPLGLPAVAAVAARDRLSAPPGASAPGTRGVAPPRLRAAALSAVTLRRARGPGPLRARAHAPHPDSYGKCLQNRELPTARLQDTATATTEDPELLAFLSRYKFHLALENAICNDYMTEKLWRPMHLGAVPVYRGSPSVRDWMPNNHSVILIDDFESPQKLAEFIDFLDKNDEEYMKYLAYKQPGGITNQFLLDSLKHREWGVNDPLLPNYLNGFECFVCDYELARLDAEKAHAASPGDSPVFEPHIAQPSHMDCPVPTPGFGNVEEIPENDSSLVQVRDHCICLRFLWPHSEKGRTHNYAAVP; from the exons ATGCGCCACGTGCCCCCGTGGTGTAGGGCCTCGTCCGGTCACGACTATCCGCTGGGCGCGGTCGGTGCTGGCCGAGGGTGCGCCGGCTGCCGGAGTGGACATGGCGGCCGGCCCCATTGGGGTGGTGCTGGTCCTTCTAGGGGTGCTCAGTGTCTGTGCAGCCAGCGGCCATGGGTCCGTAGCGGAGAGGGAGGCCGGCGGGGAGGCGGAGTGGGCGGAACCGTGGGATGGCGCGGTTTTCCGGCCGCCCTCGGCGCTGGGCGCAGTGGGGGTGACGCGCAGCTCCGGGACGCCGcggccagggagggaggaggcggGGGACTTGCCGGTACTGCTGTGGTGGAGCCCAGGGCTATTCCCCCACTTCCCGGGAGACTCGGAGCGCATCGAGTGTGCGCGCGGCGCGTGCGTGGCGTCCCGGAACCGCCGAGCGCTGAGGGACTCGCGGACGCGCGCGCTGCTCTTCTACGGCACAGACTTCCGCGCGTCGGCCGCCCCGCTGCCGCGCCTGGCGCACCAGAGCTGGGCGCTCCTCCACGAGGAGTCGCCCCTCAACAACTTCTTCCTGAGCCACGGCCCGGGCATCCGCCTCTTCAATCTTACCTCCACCTTCAGTCGCCACTCGGATTACCCGCTGTCGCTGCAGTGGCTGCCCGGGACCGCCTATCTGCGCCGCCCGGTGCCTCCGCCCCTGGAACGCGCGGAGTGGCGCCGCCGCGGCTACGCGCCGCTGCTCTATCTGCAGTCACACTGCGACGTGCCCGCGGACCGGGACCGCTACGTGCGCGAGCTCATGCGCCACATCCCG ACTCCTACGGGAAATGCCTGCAGAATCGGGAGCTGCCTACCGCGCGGCTACAGGACACAGCCACGGCCACCACCGAGGATCCAGAGCTCTTGGCTTTCTTGTCCCGCTATAAGTTCCACTTGGCCCTGGAAAATGCCATCTGTAACGACTACATGACAGAAAAACTGTGGCGTCCCATGCACCTGGGCGCTGTGCCCGTGTACCGCGGTTCTCCCTCTGTGAGGGACTGGATGCCGAACAATCACTCCGTCATCCTGATTGATGATTTTGAGTCTCCTCAGAAGCTGGCAGAGTTTATTGACTTTCTGGACAAGAATGATGAGGAGTATATGAAATACCTGGCATACAAGCAACCTGGGGGCATCACCAACCAATTTCTTCTGGATAGTCTGAAGCATCGGGAGTGGGGAGTGAATGATCCTTTGCTGCCTAACTACCTCAACGGCTTCGAGTGTTTCGTCTGTGACTACGAACTGGCTCGGCTGGATGCCGAGAAAGCCCACGCGGCCTCTCCCGGGGACAGCCCCGTCTTTGAGCCCCACATTGCCCAGCCCTCACACATGGACTGCCCAGTGCCCACACCTGGCTTTGGCAATGTGGAAGAGATTCCTGAGAATGACAG CAGTCTTGTCCAAGTTAGAGACCACTGTATCTGCTTAAGATTTCTTTGGCCCCACTCGGAAAAAGGCAGGACTCATAACTATGCTGCAGTTCCATAA
- the FUT11 gene encoding alpha-(1,3)-fucosyltransferase 11 isoform X1: MRHVPPWCRASSGHDYPLGAVGAGRGCAGCRSGHGGRPHWGGAGPSRGAQCLCSQRPWVRSGEGGRRGGGVGGTVGWRGFPAALGAGRSGGDAQLRDAAAREGGGGGLAGTAVVEPRAIPPLPGRLGAHRVCARRVRGVPEPPSAEGLADARAALLRHRLPRVGRPAAAPGAPELGAPPRGVAPQQLLPEPRPGHPPLQSYLHLQSPLGLPAVAAVAARDRLSAPPGASAPGTRGVAPPRLRAAALSAVTLRRARGPGPLRARAHAPHPDSYGKCLQNRELPTARLQDTATATTEDPELLAFLSRYKFHLALENAICNDYMTEKLWRPMHLGAVPVYRGSPSVRDWMPNNHSVILIDDFESPQKLAEFIDFLDKNDEEYMKYLAYKQPGGITNQFLLDSLKHREWGVNDPLLPNYLNGFECFVCDYELARLDAEKAHAASPGDSPVFEPHIAQPSHMDCPVPTPGFGNVEEIPENDSWKEMWLQDYWQGLDQGEALTAMIHNNETEQTKFWDYLHEIFMKRQHL, translated from the exons ATGCGCCACGTGCCCCCGTGGTGTAGGGCCTCGTCCGGTCACGACTATCCGCTGGGCGCGGTCGGTGCTGGCCGAGGGTGCGCCGGCTGCCGGAGTGGACATGGCGGCCGGCCCCATTGGGGTGGTGCTGGTCCTTCTAGGGGTGCTCAGTGTCTGTGCAGCCAGCGGCCATGGGTCCGTAGCGGAGAGGGAGGCCGGCGGGGAGGCGGAGTGGGCGGAACCGTGGGATGGCGCGGTTTTCCGGCCGCCCTCGGCGCTGGGCGCAGTGGGGGTGACGCGCAGCTCCGGGACGCCGcggccagggagggaggaggcggGGGACTTGCCGGTACTGCTGTGGTGGAGCCCAGGGCTATTCCCCCACTTCCCGGGAGACTCGGAGCGCATCGAGTGTGCGCGCGGCGCGTGCGTGGCGTCCCGGAACCGCCGAGCGCTGAGGGACTCGCGGACGCGCGCGCTGCTCTTCTACGGCACAGACTTCCGCGCGTCGGCCGCCCCGCTGCCGCGCCTGGCGCACCAGAGCTGGGCGCTCCTCCACGAGGAGTCGCCCCTCAACAACTTCTTCCTGAGCCACGGCCCGGGCATCCGCCTCTTCAATCTTACCTCCACCTTCAGTCGCCACTCGGATTACCCGCTGTCGCTGCAGTGGCTGCCCGGGACCGCCTATCTGCGCCGCCCGGTGCCTCCGCCCCTGGAACGCGCGGAGTGGCGCCGCCGCGGCTACGCGCCGCTGCTCTATCTGCAGTCACACTGCGACGTGCCCGCGGACCGGGACCGCTACGTGCGCGAGCTCATGCGCCACATCCCG ACTCCTACGGGAAATGCCTGCAGAATCGGGAGCTGCCTACCGCGCGGCTACAGGACACAGCCACGGCCACCACCGAGGATCCAGAGCTCTTGGCTTTCTTGTCCCGCTATAAGTTCCACTTGGCCCTGGAAAATGCCATCTGTAACGACTACATGACAGAAAAACTGTGGCGTCCCATGCACCTGGGCGCTGTGCCCGTGTACCGCGGTTCTCCCTCTGTGAGGGACTGGATGCCGAACAATCACTCCGTCATCCTGATTGATGATTTTGAGTCTCCTCAGAAGCTGGCAGAGTTTATTGACTTTCTGGACAAGAATGATGAGGAGTATATGAAATACCTGGCATACAAGCAACCTGGGGGCATCACCAACCAATTTCTTCTGGATAGTCTGAAGCATCGGGAGTGGGGAGTGAATGATCCTTTGCTGCCTAACTACCTCAACGGCTTCGAGTGTTTCGTCTGTGACTACGAACTGGCTCGGCTGGATGCCGAGAAAGCCCACGCGGCCTCTCCCGGGGACAGCCCCGTCTTTGAGCCCCACATTGCCCAGCCCTCACACATGGACTGCCCAGTGCCCACACCTGGCTTTGGCAATGTGGAAGAGATTCCTGAGAATGACAG TTGGAAAGAGATGTGGCTGCAAGATTATTGGCAAGGTCTGGACCAGGGGGAAGCTCTCACTGCCATGATCCACAACAATGAAACAGAGCAGACGAAATTTTGGGATTACCTACATGAAATCTTCATGAAAAGGCAACATCTCTAA
- the FUT11 gene encoding alpha-(1,3)-fucosyltransferase 11 isoform X4, producing the protein MAAGPIGVVLVLLGVLSVCAASGHGSVAEREAGGEAEWAEPWDGAVFRPPSALGAVGVTRSSGTPRPGREEAGDLPVLLWWSPGLFPHFPGDSERIECARGACVASRNRRALRDSRTRALLFYGTDFRASAAPLPRLAHQSWALLHEESPLNNFFLSHGPGIRLFNLTSTFSRHSDYPLSLQWLPGTAYLRRPVPPPLERAEWRRRGYAPLLYLQSHCDVPADRDRYVRELMRHIPVDSYGKCLQNRELPTARLQDTATATTEDPELLAFLSRYKFHLALENAICNDYMTEKLWRPMHLGAVPVYRGSPSVRDWMPNNHSVILIDDFESPQKLAEFIDFLDKNDEEYMKYLAYKQPGGITNQFLLDSLKHREWGVNDPLLPNYLNGFECFVCDYELARLDAEKAHAASPGDSPVFEPHIAQPSHMDCPVPTPGFGNVEEIPENDSWKEMWLQDYWQGLDQGEALTAMIHNNETEQTKFWDYLHEIFMKRQHL; encoded by the exons ATGGCGGCCGGCCCCATTGGGGTGGTGCTGGTCCTTCTAGGGGTGCTCAGTGTCTGTGCAGCCAGCGGCCATGGGTCCGTAGCGGAGAGGGAGGCCGGCGGGGAGGCGGAGTGGGCGGAACCGTGGGATGGCGCGGTTTTCCGGCCGCCCTCGGCGCTGGGCGCAGTGGGGGTGACGCGCAGCTCCGGGACGCCGcggccagggagggaggaggcggGGGACTTGCCGGTACTGCTGTGGTGGAGCCCAGGGCTATTCCCCCACTTCCCGGGAGACTCGGAGCGCATCGAGTGTGCGCGCGGCGCGTGCGTGGCGTCCCGGAACCGCCGAGCGCTGAGGGACTCGCGGACGCGCGCGCTGCTCTTCTACGGCACAGACTTCCGCGCGTCGGCCGCCCCGCTGCCGCGCCTGGCGCACCAGAGCTGGGCGCTCCTCCACGAGGAGTCGCCCCTCAACAACTTCTTCCTGAGCCACGGCCCGGGCATCCGCCTCTTCAATCTTACCTCCACCTTCAGTCGCCACTCGGATTACCCGCTGTCGCTGCAGTGGCTGCCCGGGACCGCCTATCTGCGCCGCCCGGTGCCTCCGCCCCTGGAACGCGCGGAGTGGCGCCGCCGCGGCTACGCGCCGCTGCTCTATCTGCAGTCACACTGCGACGTGCCCGCGGACCGGGACCGCTACGTGCGCGAGCTCATGCGCCACATCCCG GTAGACTCCTACGGGAAATGCCTGCAGAATCGGGAGCTGCCTACCGCGCGGCTACAGGACACAGCCACGGCCACCACCGAGGATCCAGAGCTCTTGGCTTTCTTGTCCCGCTATAAGTTCCACTTGGCCCTGGAAAATGCCATCTGTAACGACTACATGACAGAAAAACTGTGGCGTCCCATGCACCTGGGCGCTGTGCCCGTGTACCGCGGTTCTCCCTCTGTGAGGGACTGGATGCCGAACAATCACTCCGTCATCCTGATTGATGATTTTGAGTCTCCTCAGAAGCTGGCAGAGTTTATTGACTTTCTGGACAAGAATGATGAGGAGTATATGAAATACCTGGCATACAAGCAACCTGGGGGCATCACCAACCAATTTCTTCTGGATAGTCTGAAGCATCGGGAGTGGGGAGTGAATGATCCTTTGCTGCCTAACTACCTCAACGGCTTCGAGTGTTTCGTCTGTGACTACGAACTGGCTCGGCTGGATGCCGAGAAAGCCCACGCGGCCTCTCCCGGGGACAGCCCCGTCTTTGAGCCCCACATTGCCCAGCCCTCACACATGGACTGCCCAGTGCCCACACCTGGCTTTGGCAATGTGGAAGAGATTCCTGAGAATGACAG TTGGAAAGAGATGTGGCTGCAAGATTATTGGCAAGGTCTGGACCAGGGGGAAGCTCTCACTGCCATGATCCACAACAATGAAACAGAGCAGACGAAATTTTGGGATTACCTACATGAAATCTTCATGAAAAGGCAACATCTCTAA
- the FUT11 gene encoding alpha-(1,3)-fucosyltransferase 11 isoform X3 encodes MRHVPPWCRASSGHDYPLGAVGAGRGCAGCRSGHGGRPHWGGAGPSRGAQCLCSQRPWVRSGEGGRRGGGVGGTVGWRGFPAALGAGRSGGDAQLRDAAAREGGGGGLAGTAVVEPRAIPPLPGRLGAHRVCARRVRGVPEPPSAEGLADARAALLRHRLPRVGRPAAAPGAPELGAPPRGVAPQQLLPEPRPGHPPLQSYLHLQSPLGLPAVAAVAARDRLSAPPGASAPGTRGVAPPRLRAAALSAVTLRRARGPGPLRARAHAPHPDSYGKCLQNRELPTARLQDTATATTEDPELLAFLSRYKFHLALENAICNDYMTEKLWRPMHLGAVPVYRGSPSVRDWMPNNHSVILIDDFESPQKLAEFIDFLDKNDEEYMKYLAYKQPGGITNQFLLDSLKHREWGVNDPLLPNYLNGFECFVCDYELARLDAEKAHAASPGDSPVFEPHIAQPSHMDCPVPTPGFGNVEEIPENDRKEQEGKQTFRLGAVAHACDPSTLGGQGRRIA; translated from the exons ATGCGCCACGTGCCCCCGTGGTGTAGGGCCTCGTCCGGTCACGACTATCCGCTGGGCGCGGTCGGTGCTGGCCGAGGGTGCGCCGGCTGCCGGAGTGGACATGGCGGCCGGCCCCATTGGGGTGGTGCTGGTCCTTCTAGGGGTGCTCAGTGTCTGTGCAGCCAGCGGCCATGGGTCCGTAGCGGAGAGGGAGGCCGGCGGGGAGGCGGAGTGGGCGGAACCGTGGGATGGCGCGGTTTTCCGGCCGCCCTCGGCGCTGGGCGCAGTGGGGGTGACGCGCAGCTCCGGGACGCCGcggccagggagggaggaggcggGGGACTTGCCGGTACTGCTGTGGTGGAGCCCAGGGCTATTCCCCCACTTCCCGGGAGACTCGGAGCGCATCGAGTGTGCGCGCGGCGCGTGCGTGGCGTCCCGGAACCGCCGAGCGCTGAGGGACTCGCGGACGCGCGCGCTGCTCTTCTACGGCACAGACTTCCGCGCGTCGGCCGCCCCGCTGCCGCGCCTGGCGCACCAGAGCTGGGCGCTCCTCCACGAGGAGTCGCCCCTCAACAACTTCTTCCTGAGCCACGGCCCGGGCATCCGCCTCTTCAATCTTACCTCCACCTTCAGTCGCCACTCGGATTACCCGCTGTCGCTGCAGTGGCTGCCCGGGACCGCCTATCTGCGCCGCCCGGTGCCTCCGCCCCTGGAACGCGCGGAGTGGCGCCGCCGCGGCTACGCGCCGCTGCTCTATCTGCAGTCACACTGCGACGTGCCCGCGGACCGGGACCGCTACGTGCGCGAGCTCATGCGCCACATCCCG ACTCCTACGGGAAATGCCTGCAGAATCGGGAGCTGCCTACCGCGCGGCTACAGGACACAGCCACGGCCACCACCGAGGATCCAGAGCTCTTGGCTTTCTTGTCCCGCTATAAGTTCCACTTGGCCCTGGAAAATGCCATCTGTAACGACTACATGACAGAAAAACTGTGGCGTCCCATGCACCTGGGCGCTGTGCCCGTGTACCGCGGTTCTCCCTCTGTGAGGGACTGGATGCCGAACAATCACTCCGTCATCCTGATTGATGATTTTGAGTCTCCTCAGAAGCTGGCAGAGTTTATTGACTTTCTGGACAAGAATGATGAGGAGTATATGAAATACCTGGCATACAAGCAACCTGGGGGCATCACCAACCAATTTCTTCTGGATAGTCTGAAGCATCGGGAGTGGGGAGTGAATGATCCTTTGCTGCCTAACTACCTCAACGGCTTCGAGTGTTTCGTCTGTGACTACGAACTGGCTCGGCTGGATGCCGAGAAAGCCCACGCGGCCTCTCCCGGGGACAGCCCCGTCTTTGAGCCCCACATTGCCCAGCCCTCACACATGGACTGCCCAGTGCCCACACCTGGCTTTGGCAATGTGGAAGAGATTCCTGAGAATGACAG AAAAGAACAAGAGGGAAAACAGaccttcaggctgggtgcagtggctcatgcctgtgatcccagcactttgggaggccaaggtaggaggatcgcttga
- the FUT11 gene encoding alpha-(1,3)-fucosyltransferase 11 isoform X5 yields MAAGPIGVVLVLLGVLSVCAASGHGSVAEREAGGEAEWAEPWDGAVFRPPSALGAVGVTRSSGTPRPGREEAGDLPVLLWWSPGLFPHFPGDSERIECARGACVASRNRRALRDSRTRALLFYGTDFRASAAPLPRLAHQSWALLHEESPLNNFFLSHGPGIRLFNLTSTFSRHSDYPLSLQWLPGTAYLRRPVPPPLERAEWRRRGYAPLLYLQSHCDVPADRDRYVRELMRHIPVDSYGKCLQNRELPTARLQDTATATTEDPELLAFLSRYKFHLALENAICNDYMTEKLWRPMHLGAVPVYRGSPSVRDWMPNNHSVILIDDFESPQKLAEFIDFLDKNDEEYMKYLAYKQPGGITNQFLLDSLKHREWGVNDPLLPNYLNGFECFVCDYELARLDAEKAHAASPGDSPVFEPHIAQPSHMDCPVPTPGFGNVEEIPENDSSLVQVRDHCICLRFLWPHSEKGRTHNYAAVP; encoded by the exons ATGGCGGCCGGCCCCATTGGGGTGGTGCTGGTCCTTCTAGGGGTGCTCAGTGTCTGTGCAGCCAGCGGCCATGGGTCCGTAGCGGAGAGGGAGGCCGGCGGGGAGGCGGAGTGGGCGGAACCGTGGGATGGCGCGGTTTTCCGGCCGCCCTCGGCGCTGGGCGCAGTGGGGGTGACGCGCAGCTCCGGGACGCCGcggccagggagggaggaggcggGGGACTTGCCGGTACTGCTGTGGTGGAGCCCAGGGCTATTCCCCCACTTCCCGGGAGACTCGGAGCGCATCGAGTGTGCGCGCGGCGCGTGCGTGGCGTCCCGGAACCGCCGAGCGCTGAGGGACTCGCGGACGCGCGCGCTGCTCTTCTACGGCACAGACTTCCGCGCGTCGGCCGCCCCGCTGCCGCGCCTGGCGCACCAGAGCTGGGCGCTCCTCCACGAGGAGTCGCCCCTCAACAACTTCTTCCTGAGCCACGGCCCGGGCATCCGCCTCTTCAATCTTACCTCCACCTTCAGTCGCCACTCGGATTACCCGCTGTCGCTGCAGTGGCTGCCCGGGACCGCCTATCTGCGCCGCCCGGTGCCTCCGCCCCTGGAACGCGCGGAGTGGCGCCGCCGCGGCTACGCGCCGCTGCTCTATCTGCAGTCACACTGCGACGTGCCCGCGGACCGGGACCGCTACGTGCGCGAGCTCATGCGCCACATCCCG GTAGACTCCTACGGGAAATGCCTGCAGAATCGGGAGCTGCCTACCGCGCGGCTACAGGACACAGCCACGGCCACCACCGAGGATCCAGAGCTCTTGGCTTTCTTGTCCCGCTATAAGTTCCACTTGGCCCTGGAAAATGCCATCTGTAACGACTACATGACAGAAAAACTGTGGCGTCCCATGCACCTGGGCGCTGTGCCCGTGTACCGCGGTTCTCCCTCTGTGAGGGACTGGATGCCGAACAATCACTCCGTCATCCTGATTGATGATTTTGAGTCTCCTCAGAAGCTGGCAGAGTTTATTGACTTTCTGGACAAGAATGATGAGGAGTATATGAAATACCTGGCATACAAGCAACCTGGGGGCATCACCAACCAATTTCTTCTGGATAGTCTGAAGCATCGGGAGTGGGGAGTGAATGATCCTTTGCTGCCTAACTACCTCAACGGCTTCGAGTGTTTCGTCTGTGACTACGAACTGGCTCGGCTGGATGCCGAGAAAGCCCACGCGGCCTCTCCCGGGGACAGCCCCGTCTTTGAGCCCCACATTGCCCAGCCCTCACACATGGACTGCCCAGTGCCCACACCTGGCTTTGGCAATGTGGAAGAGATTCCTGAGAATGACAG CAGTCTTGTCCAAGTTAGAGACCACTGTATCTGCTTAAGATTTCTTTGGCCCCACTCGGAAAAAGGCAGGACTCATAACTATGCTGCAGTTCCATAA
- the FUT11 gene encoding alpha-(1,3)-fucosyltransferase 11 isoform X6, producing the protein MAAGPIGVVLVLLGVLSVCAASGHGSVAEREAGGEAEWAEPWDGAVFRPPSALGAVGVTRSSGTPRPGREEAGDLPVLLWWSPGLFPHFPGDSERIECARGACVASRNRRALRDSRTRALLFYGTDFRASAAPLPRLAHQSWALLHEESPLNNFFLSHGPGIRLFNLTSTFSRHSDYPLSLQWLPGTAYLRRPVPPPLERAEWRRRGYAPLLYLQSHCDVPADRDRYVRELMRHIPVDSYGKCLQNRELPTARLQDTATATTEDPELLAFLSRYKFHLALENAICNDYMTEKLWRPMHLGAVPVYRGSPSVRDWMPNNHSVILIDDFESPQKLAEFIDFLDKNDEEYMKYLAYKQPGGITNQFLLDSLKHREWGVNDPLLPNYLNGFECFVCDYELARLDAEKAHAASPGDSPVFEPHIAQPSHMDCPVPTPGFGNVEEIPENDRKEQEGKQTFRLGAVAHACDPSTLGGQGRRIA; encoded by the exons ATGGCGGCCGGCCCCATTGGGGTGGTGCTGGTCCTTCTAGGGGTGCTCAGTGTCTGTGCAGCCAGCGGCCATGGGTCCGTAGCGGAGAGGGAGGCCGGCGGGGAGGCGGAGTGGGCGGAACCGTGGGATGGCGCGGTTTTCCGGCCGCCCTCGGCGCTGGGCGCAGTGGGGGTGACGCGCAGCTCCGGGACGCCGcggccagggagggaggaggcggGGGACTTGCCGGTACTGCTGTGGTGGAGCCCAGGGCTATTCCCCCACTTCCCGGGAGACTCGGAGCGCATCGAGTGTGCGCGCGGCGCGTGCGTGGCGTCCCGGAACCGCCGAGCGCTGAGGGACTCGCGGACGCGCGCGCTGCTCTTCTACGGCACAGACTTCCGCGCGTCGGCCGCCCCGCTGCCGCGCCTGGCGCACCAGAGCTGGGCGCTCCTCCACGAGGAGTCGCCCCTCAACAACTTCTTCCTGAGCCACGGCCCGGGCATCCGCCTCTTCAATCTTACCTCCACCTTCAGTCGCCACTCGGATTACCCGCTGTCGCTGCAGTGGCTGCCCGGGACCGCCTATCTGCGCCGCCCGGTGCCTCCGCCCCTGGAACGCGCGGAGTGGCGCCGCCGCGGCTACGCGCCGCTGCTCTATCTGCAGTCACACTGCGACGTGCCCGCGGACCGGGACCGCTACGTGCGCGAGCTCATGCGCCACATCCCG GTAGACTCCTACGGGAAATGCCTGCAGAATCGGGAGCTGCCTACCGCGCGGCTACAGGACACAGCCACGGCCACCACCGAGGATCCAGAGCTCTTGGCTTTCTTGTCCCGCTATAAGTTCCACTTGGCCCTGGAAAATGCCATCTGTAACGACTACATGACAGAAAAACTGTGGCGTCCCATGCACCTGGGCGCTGTGCCCGTGTACCGCGGTTCTCCCTCTGTGAGGGACTGGATGCCGAACAATCACTCCGTCATCCTGATTGATGATTTTGAGTCTCCTCAGAAGCTGGCAGAGTTTATTGACTTTCTGGACAAGAATGATGAGGAGTATATGAAATACCTGGCATACAAGCAACCTGGGGGCATCACCAACCAATTTCTTCTGGATAGTCTGAAGCATCGGGAGTGGGGAGTGAATGATCCTTTGCTGCCTAACTACCTCAACGGCTTCGAGTGTTTCGTCTGTGACTACGAACTGGCTCGGCTGGATGCCGAGAAAGCCCACGCGGCCTCTCCCGGGGACAGCCCCGTCTTTGAGCCCCACATTGCCCAGCCCTCACACATGGACTGCCCAGTGCCCACACCTGGCTTTGGCAATGTGGAAGAGATTCCTGAGAATGACAG AAAAGAACAAGAGGGAAAACAGaccttcaggctgggtgcagtggctcatgcctgtgatcccagcactttgggaggccaaggtaggaggatcgcttga